The stretch of DNA TCATCCTTCATACGCAACAATTCACCGGGACCTGACTTTCCCTGAGGAAGCCGCTTTGGAGGTCACCGTCTGCGCAGCGGCCTATCACGCTCATAGAAAGAGGTCCTATGAAGAAACTACTTTTAGCTGCCATGCTGGCGACTGCGGCGTCCGGTGCTGTTGCACATGCAGACGAGCAAGGCCCCTACATCACCGTCGAAGGCGGCGGGGTAAAGCAGGAGCGCGCTGACGTCCGTGACTCCAACAGCAACTTCCGTTCCGACCGGTTTCGCTATGGCTGGGAAGCCGGTGGTGCCGTTGGTTACGATTTCGGCAAATTCCGTTTGGAGGCCGAAGGGTTTCACCATGAATCTTGGATGAAGTCGGAGCAGACGGCGACGGGCTTCTATACCCGTGATGCCAACACGCTCTCGGGCAACACCTACACCACGGCCTTCATGGGCAACGTGCTGTTCGGGCTGGGCCACTGGGGTGGCGCGAAGGCCTATGCAGGCGGCGGCGTAGGCTGGGCCTCGATCGTGCTGCATGAAAACAGCGCCGGCTCAGTCCCCGTGAACAACCGCGACAACGGTTATGCCTGGCAGGCCATCGCGGGCGTGACCATGCCACTGACCCATAACATCGATCTGGGTGTGAAGTATCGCTACTTCCGCCCGGACGGCACCGATCTGTTCCGCAATGCTCAGCAGAATTTTGCGCAAACCTCGCTGCGCAGCCACTCGGTGCTGGCGACGCTGACCTACAACTTCGGCCATGCCGCTGCCGAGCCGGCTGCTCCGCCGCCCCCGCCGCCGCCGCCCCCCCTCCGCCGCCGCCCCCTCCGCCCCCGCCGCCTCCCCCGGCTCCAGTGTGCAACAAGGGCCCCTACATCGTGTTCTTCGACTGGGATAAGTCGGACATCACGCCTCAGGCTGCGACCATTCTGGACAGCGCGATCCAGGCCTATGGCAACTGCGGTACGGCTGCGATCACCCTGGCCGGTTACACCGACCGCTCGGGTACGCCCAAGTACAACCTGGGTCTGTCGGCCCGTCGTAACGCCTCGGTGCGTGCTTACCTCACCGCGCATGGCGTGGCTGACGGCACCATCTCGAGCACCGCTTATGGCGAAGCCAACCCCCGCGTTCCGACCGCCGACGGCGTGCGCGAACTGCAGAACCGTCGCGTGGAAATCACCTACGGTCCGGGTTCGGGCAACTAAGCCCTACAGCACCGAAAGCAGGAAGGGGCCGGAGCAATCCGGCCCCTTCTTTCTGATTTCTCGCGGGTGCTCATCGGCGCTGGTTCGTCGCAACAAGAGTCGGAATGCTTGCGGCCTAGGCGGATGAACTATCCGCCGCGATGATTGCGAAAATGGCGGATTTCCGACATTTTGGGGCATCGCGTCAAATAAGCGATACCCCCACCGATACCCCCTGAGTCCGAAGGTCCGCCATCCCATGAAAAGGGAGTGGTGGGGACAAAGATGGTTGGCTCACGCACAAGAAAGCTGCCCGAAGGCGGAATAGGGAAAAGCGTCAGCGGCCATCGCTCGCGCCGCCATGGCCAAGCGTCATTGAAGATAATGCGTTGCCGGGCAGGCGGCGCGCAAAAAAACGCTGCGGCGCGCGAGAATGCGTAGCGGCGCGCAACATCCTGCTTTATCATCGCTGCCGATACGGAGGGAAGTGCATGGGATATCATCGCGATGAGGTGTTCGTGGCGGGCGGCCAGCCTGCAGTCACATATGTCGAGCGAGAGGAGGTTCACGTCGAGCGAAGCTTTGCCCGCGCTGTCGCCACACCAAATCAGATCGTCTCCCTTTCTGGCCCCACCAAAACCGGAAAAACAGTGTTATGCCGCAGAATTCTGGGGCATAGGGAATATGTCTGGATTGACGGTGGTCAGGTCAAATCTACCACCGATTTTTGGGATAAGGTTGCTGCCGAGCTCAATATCCCGCTGGACAGTCAAACCGCTAACCTCGCTTCTACCACCGTTCAAGCACAGGGCGGCGTGCCACTCGTGGTCACTGCTAGCGGCTCTCAACTGTTTTCGTCAACGACGACGCAAAGAGAGCGCATCGACTCGATGAGGAGCGCGCTTAATGCACTCGTCCAAAATAAAGTGATGCTCGTTATTGATGATTTCCATTATCTTGGCGATGATGAGCGGCGAGATGTGATGCGAAACGTCAAAGGCGCGGTCTTCAATGGCCTTAAGGTTATCCTTCTTTCAGTATCTCACCGCGTTTTTGATGCAATTAAGGCAGAGTCTGAACTTACCGGTCGATTTACTGCCATCACCTTGCCTAGTTGGAACAAAGATGATCTCGGAAAAATCCCGCGACTGGGATTTAAAGAATTAAAGGTCGAGTATACCGAATCCCTGATAGATAAATTGTGCGATGAAGCGCAAGAAAGCCCATTTCTCATGCAGAAATTTTGCTGGGAGATGTGCTTTGACAACGGCATAGAAGCATCATCTATGTTTGCGAAAAATTCGATAGATCCTTCATATTCGATAGATGATATGCTTCGAAGAATATCTAATGACGCAGGCCTTCCCATCTATCAGAAGCTATCAGCGGGACCTCAAATTCGCAAAGTAAGGGCAAAAAGACCTTTAAAGGGCGGAGGAGCTGCTGATATCTATCAGGCGATTTTGCTGGCCTTGGCAGCAACTGGGCCAAAGGCACTCATCCCTTATGATGAACTGCGCCAGGAGTTGAACAACCTGCTGTCTGATCAAGTTCCCCAAAAACATGAGATAACATCTGCACTCAAACACTTGGCGACCCTTGCGCGCGAGTTTGGGACCGGCGCCGCGATTGATTGGAACGAAGACACGAGGGAGGTAAATTTGGTCGACCCTTACCTTAGGTTCTATCTGCGGTGGCAGGTACGGAAGGACATGCTTCCCGCTACGTAGATCAAGGTCGTTCTCTTCGGCTATGATGGCCAGCGCAGACTTTAATGTGCGAAATGCACGAGCTGGCCACGTATAGCGCGCAATCCAACTCGCGCCCATCACTGCATCCCGTCAGAATCGATCTCCACCTCCTTCAGCACCACCCTTCCCTCCGAGATGTAGCTCTTCCACATAGGCTACCCCTCGAACGTCGTATTTTCGGGAACGGCGTGAGACTGGCACAGCGGGCGGCAGGCCAGTTCCAGTGGAGATTTGGGTCTCTGGGTCACGGCACTAGGCCTCGCTACATCAGTGAAGTGCGCCGCTTGTTTTGTCAGCAAGTGTTTTTGACGGCGGCCTCTTTGCGCGTCCTGAGATCCCTCTAAAAGCCGGAATCGCGTCGGATAATCCCTCCGCCGCGATAATCTCAAGAATGGCGAAATTGTGCCATTTTCCCTGCATCACCGAGATATTTGATACCCCCACCGATACCCCACTTTCCACGGCTCGCCGCGACTCATGTTCCATTTTCGTTCTCGCTGCATTACGGTGAGCGAATGGACCTTATGCAAGCCTTGGCGGTCGTGGATTCGGTGGCTGATGCCGCATTGAAGCCCCAAGAGCGCGGCCAAGAACTCATCGACGCTCTAGCGTTCCTGCGAGATTGGGGCGTCGACCGATCAGACCTGGTGTGGTTCTGGAGATGCCTAGAGGGCGATCACGACGTTGGCAGGTGGCAGAGCGCCAATGCCTGCCGCGACCGGATCAAGTTCTTGGTGAACGAAAAGCGCAGGGAGAGGGAGGAGCGCCGGAACCCGAGCCATGGAGCTTGGTGATTACGCGGCACGGGAAATACCTATAGCCTTTCCGACAACCTGCGATATCCTCCCCGACAAGCTAGCGCCTTGAGAAAGCACTGGCCCAGATCAGGGCACCGGCCTGAGGTGGCCCATCTCCGGGTGGGTTGGAGGTGTCGTCCTAAGCGCGCCCACGGTGGCCCTGATCAAATTTCGGTATCCGGAACCAACGCGGCGGCTCGCCGTTTTCGCTCCGAGGCGCCTTCGAGCGCCGCGAGCGTTCCCAACAGGCTCCTTGGCATCGTCGGTTGGGAACGCTCGTATTTCATGTCTTTCAGCCCCAAGGAGTTTTGCAACGTGCCGCTTGCAAGGTTTCCCAAGCAGAGGATCTCCTATTTCTGGAAATTGTGGGATGAGTTTGCTGAACAGAGCAAAGCCATGATGAAGCCCGTCATGCTTCCTACGACGCCCATGAATCGCTTGTTCCTAGTGAATAAGGAATTTGCGGAGTATCTGCACCGCCGAGATTTTTTCAGCAGCGGGGCGACAGTCTCTAGCCAGGCAGTCTCAAGGTGCCTGACAGGAACGTGCGCACTTCCATCTAGTCAATGGCACAGACCCTAGTTAGTGAGCCGGGCGACGCCATGTTCTCCGATTCGTGGCCTTGTCTTGTGTATCCGGGTCTCCGACCCGATGCCCGGATACACAATTCGCTGCCGTCAGATACCCAGCAGCTCACGCAAGCGCCGCGCCATGAACTTGGCCGTCATCCCATATCCAAGCACCGGAGCAGGATGTCGGTTGTCGACGTAACGGCCCAGAGGCTGAGACACCTCATAGGACACAAACGGGCGGGTAAAGTCGATCAGCGGTAGATTATACTGCGAGGCCAGATCCCGGATCACCTGCACGTACTGCCCCTGAGTGGGATAGGCGGACAGGTTGCTCGGGAACGGGATGCCCAGAATGATATCGCTGTTCGGCTGCAGCGTCGTGATGATCGAAACCATGTTGGCCCTGAAGGTGGCCACAGGGACGCCGAGCGACCAATCGTTGATGCCCAGATTGATGAACACCGCCACCGGCCGCATGGCGTTCAGCACCGAGAGCGGCGAGCGATTGTTGGTCGTGGCGGCCCAATCGGTGCTGGCAGATCCGGCCTTGGCCATGTTGGCCAGCATCACCTTGGGCGCCGTCGAGTTGCGCAGGGTCATGCCCTGGACGCGCGGCGCGCCTGCGACCTTGGTGACGACCACCGGCTCGGTGCCCAGCGTCTTGGTCAGGGTGGTCAGCGTATAGTTGCTGGTGTTGCACGGCACAGTCGTCACCGAGCCGCTGCCGAACTGTACGCCCACCGAACTGCCTGCGGTACCGCCACACGACAGGATCAGATCGAGCGTGTCGTAAGCCTTGCCCGGCGTGAAGGTGAGCGGCCCCGTGGCACTGTCCAGCGCGACGGGATAGCCACCGATCGAATAGTCGCCACCGAAACCGATGCCGGCGCCGAGCGTGATACGCGGGTCATAGGCCGGGAGGTCCGAGACCGTGCTGGTGCTGATCTGGTTGCCGTACCAGCCGTTTTCGTCGATCGCCATGAAGGGCGAAAGCAGCCCCAGCGACAGAGGATGTAGAAATTGCCCGCCCGCAAGCGCGCTTCGAAATAGTCCATTAGCTGCTCGGCGCTGGGCCGCCGACCTAATCCCGGTGCCTGGCCACCCGGCAAGAAAATGGTCGATGCCTTCGGGCCGACGCCATCTGCCAGGCAGACGAGAGGCCGGCGTCGTAATAATCTACGAAAGCTTTTCAGCTATATCCGCCAATATGGCGATAAGCGCCTGGTGGTTCTCCTGGCCGACTATTTTTTCGATATGGATCTCGTGATCCGTTGCATGGCCATGCAATTCCTCAAGGCAAGATAAACCTTGGGGTGTCAGGGAAATGTGAAAGCTTCTTTTGTCATTCGGATCTCTTTCGCGTTCGACCAAGCCTGCTTTGGTTAATTCACGAAGTGATGCCGTCATCGTCGATTTGTCGCGACCGATCGCCTGACTGAGTTCGGTCTGGTTGATCTGGGGGTTGTCGTGGATGATCTTCAGCAGGGAATACCAGCCAGGCCAGATACGATGCTCGCCGACCCGGCGGGAGAATGCAGCAAACGATGCTTCCTGTGCACGGCGCAGTTGGTAACCCAACACGCCTTCAAGGTTTTTCGTCCAGGCAGGAGGCTGTGTCGGCATCACGAGGCGCGGCTTGGCTGACTGCGGTCGCTTCGCGCGTGTGTCACGATTACTCATGGATTTTGCCTAAAGAAAACAGATGATAATCAGCTTTGTGGCCAAATTTGTTACGCCTGAGACGAGGACCAGAGTGGCATCACCTTGATTGCCCTCCCCCTATCACCGCCTCTCGGGCGGAGCATCGGCTATCGGAATCTGGACGATTTTGCTAGCTGAAACATAGCTCAGATTTGAGTACGTCCTACACCATCAAGCTCGCAGTCTGCTTTTCCGACTATCAGTTGATGATCGTACGGGCCCGGGTGGTCGGCCGCCGGGCCCTTCCTCCTGATTACCCGCGCACCGCGCCTGGCGCTGTTTCCTGCAGCAGAAGCGATATCGCAGCCCCGGCCAGCAGCACACCGTCGACGCACAGAAGCGTCAGCTTGAGCCCGCCGGCTACTGCGATAGCGCCTCCGATAGCCGGCGCGACACCACCACCAAAAATCTCGCCCAGGCCAATGACCAGCCCCATCGCACCGGAAGCCAACGCCGGCGGCACGCATTCACCTGCGATCGGTCCAGCCAGCAAGGCATTGGCGCCGCAGCAGCAAAACGCAGCCATGAACAGCGCGGCAAAGATGGCAGGCGGAGCTTGAGCGTAGAGCACGAGCAGCGCAAGGGCAGCCGTTCCGACGACAAAAGCGATGAACAGAGCCGGGCGGCGACCGATACGGTCGGACAGGATGCCCAGCAGGATCTGGCCGACAAAACCGCCGAGGCCGAAGCCCGACATAACAAAGCCCATCACAACACCGCTGATATGCATCACATCGGTCAGGAAAACGGGTGCCATGACACCCAGGACGAATATGCCACTCATCGAGCAAAAGATGGCCGGGATCGCGACACGGATGTTGCGATAGCCAAAGATCTCGCCCCACCGCGTAGGTTCGGCGCTTTG from Novosphingobium sp. encodes:
- a CDS encoding OmpA family protein, with amino-acid sequence MCNKGPYIVFFDWDKSDITPQAATILDSAIQAYGNCGTAAITLAGYTDRSGTPKYNLGLSARRNASVRAYLTAHGVADGTISSTAYGEANPRVPTADGVRELQNRRVEITYGPGSGN
- a CDS encoding AAA family ATPase — encoded protein: MGYHRDEVFVAGGQPAVTYVEREEVHVERSFARAVATPNQIVSLSGPTKTGKTVLCRRILGHREYVWIDGGQVKSTTDFWDKVAAELNIPLDSQTANLASTTVQAQGGVPLVVTASGSQLFSSTTTQRERIDSMRSALNALVQNKVMLVIDDFHYLGDDERRDVMRNVKGAVFNGLKVILLSVSHRVFDAIKAESELTGRFTAITLPSWNKDDLGKIPRLGFKELKVEYTESLIDKLCDEAQESPFLMQKFCWEMCFDNGIEASSMFAKNSIDPSYSIDDMLRRISNDAGLPIYQKLSAGPQIRKVRAKRPLKGGGAADIYQAILLALAATGPKALIPYDELRQELNNLLSDQVPQKHEITSALKHLATLAREFGTGAAIDWNEDTREVNLVDPYLRFYLRWQVRKDMLPAT
- a CDS encoding SGNH/GDSL hydrolase family protein — protein: MAIDENGWYGNQISTSTVSDLPAYDPRITLGAGIGFGGDYSIGGYPVALDSATGPLTFTPGKAYDTLDLILSCGGTAGSSVGVQFGSGSVTTVPCNTSNYTLTTLTKTLGTEPVVVTKVAGAPRVQGMTLRNSTAPKVMLANMAKAGSASTDWAATTNNRSPLSVLNAMRPVAVFINLGINDWSLGVPVATFRANMVSIITTLQPNSDIILGIPFPSNLSAYPTQGQYVQVIRDLASQYNLPLIDFTRPFVSYEVSQPLGRYVDNRHPAPVLGYGMTAKFMARRLRELLGI
- a CDS encoding MarR family transcriptional regulator translates to MSNRDTRAKRPQSAKPRLVMPTQPPAWTKNLEGVLGYQLRRAQEASFAAFSRRVGEHRIWPGWYSLLKIIHDNPQINQTELSQAIGRDKSTMTASLRELTKAGLVERERDPNDKRSFHISLTPQGLSCLEELHGHATDHEIHIEKIVGQENHQALIAILADIAEKLS
- a CDS encoding MFS transporter, which translates into the protein MHSLSAPSSDIEDPRYERRAVGLLAAGFGLVGLDRWLITPLAPQIMKDLHLNYQDLGNLAAAIGLSWGVFAIIMGRLSDRVGRRKIIIPAVIAFSLLSGVSGLAISFATLFAARLMMGIAEGAYCPTSYAAALDASPARRRGINLGIIQGAFALGGLALGPIIATQLATVLPSWRDVFLLVSVPGLVLAFVLWRVLRDPLPTTKQSAEPTRWGEIFGYRNIRVAIPAIFCSMSGIFVLGVMAPVFLTDVMHISGVVMGFVMSGFGLGGFVGQILLGILSDRIGRRPALFIAFVVGTAALALLVLYAQAPPAIFAALFMAAFCCCGANALLAGPIAGECVPPALASGAMGLVIGLGEIFGGGVAPAIGGAIAVAGGLKLTLLCVDGVLLAGAAISLLLQETAPGAVRG